Sequence from the Bubalus kerabau isolate K-KA32 ecotype Philippines breed swamp buffalo chromosome 17, PCC_UOA_SB_1v2, whole genome shotgun sequence genome:
CAGATGCTGCGTAAAGTTGAAGTTTTCATTTCGCCCCCAGCCAGACACATAACCCACACGATCCACCTTCACATAATCTTTTGAAGGTAGGCAGATGGGCATTACTTTGTCATTGACAGGTACCTTCTGTCTGAGTTTGATGAGCCCAATGTCTACCTTGGAGTGGTCAGGGTGGAGAACCACCTTCTCCACCTCTACAAGCTGGTTCTTCCCCACGTACAGTCTTAAAGTAGGAGTGATGTCCTTGGCTTTTTTGTCACTAGTGTGACCCAGGTAGAGATTTTTAGCTGTGGTGAGGAGCCATCGTTCATTGATGAGCGTGGCTCCCGAGATGAGATTATGGTGGGAGACTATCTTGGCCTGCCAGGGAAAGCTGCCCTTGGCATCCAGGAAGCCACCTATGATCCTCTGCACCTGGTCCACGGGGTGCTTGGGCTTCCCACACACTGTTGAGAGCAAGACCGTCATTAATAGGAGTGGGGTGTGAGTGTCCTCTGGGCCGGGAAACATAAAAACGCCAGGTCTTGCTGCTGTCCAAAACTATCGCTCTTCATGTCTCCAGGGCTAGAAACATTTACATGCTTTGCCCTTACCTTCTGCTCCTCCCTTCCCCAATGTTtacagtttaaaattattttttttttaatgttcacatCACTAAAGCAGAGTTCTGTTTCCTGCTTTTCTGACTCACAAACAGCACTGATATTTTCAAATCCCAGCTGCTGAACTCTAGGTATATTTAAATGATTTATCACAACTAGAGGTCCACGATCCCTGAAATTCAGTGTAAGGACAAGGAGCTACTAAGGTTCATTCTCTGAATAGGGACGTGAAGCAATGTTGGCTGGAACACAGATTTTATAGATACTGCAGTCGATACCCAGCAGGTTAGCGGTTCCACAGCCCAAGTAGCAGAAGAGGATGGGCAAAACCCTCTTGTTCcaggagggaaaggagagagcACAGCCCCTCCTGGTGAGAGTCCTGACCCTCCTCCAGCCTGTTGTAGTACATTCCCACGGATTATGGCTTTGTTCTGCCCTCGCTCAACCTATTCTTCCTGCAGCTTGCTTTACCCTTGGCCCAGGGCTCTCCAGGTGGGCTCTGTATACATAGTGCCCTGATCCTCTATGGACAGTGTAGACAGTGGACTCGGTCAGTGCCTCGGAGGCCAGATGAACACATCCTTAGTGAACTTCAAGGGGCGGCGTCACCTGCCTGCTCACATCTCTGCCCAGCCACCTCTGGTCCCCCCGCTCCCTGTCCTTGGCTTGTGTATGCCCAGAGGAAGCCTCATAGGGAGGACGTGCCTTGATGTTCTGATCAAGATGCTTGTCGTGCACCAACCCCTCAGTACCCACTTTCAGTCTGCTTCCCAGGCCCCTGGCTTCCTACCTGCCTCACATTCAGGGAGTTGCTGTCCAACGTCCTTATTTATCCACTGCTTCTTACTGTTAAAGGTGTACACTcctgaaacaaaatgaaagaatacAAGCTGAAAGGGACACTAGCTGGACCTAGCACTGGGAGAGAGCATATTTAAAGAGCACAGTCAGAGAAATAGGAGGAAGGACggccagggagggggagggacagaAGAGCTCGGTGCTAGAAGCCAAGTGCTGGGGGCCGGTGAAGCCCAGCAGGACGGATGGTGGTCTGGGTGGCCGAGGCGATTGTGTCAAAGCAGTACAGGGTTGGAAtcagggttcaaatcctgacgtTCCCTCATACAGGCTACCTGAACTTAGGCAAATTTATCaacctctctatgcctcagtttcttcagaagtgaaatgagaataataatccTGTCTCTTggaaattccctagtggtccagtggttaggattccaagcttctaatttgggggacacaggttccatccctggtcaggaagttaAGTTCCCACAAGCTGTACAActtggcaaaaataaataatagtctCTCCAGAGGGGTGTTGTGAGGACCTCATGAGCAAATCTGTGGAGAAAACTCCCCAGTGCGGGAGCGTTGTGCTCACAAGGTGAGGGCTCCctgccatcatcaccatcaccatcctaTTTTATATAGATCTCACCCTGAGATGCGTAGGCTACGTGGCATCTCCTCCACTTAACAAGGAAGAAAACTCGAGGCTGAAGAGAGTTAATTTTCCCAAAAGGCCACAGCTGCCAGTGACAAAACCTTCAttagaacctgaatctcctggCTCCAGAAAGCACATGCCCTTTCTGACCAGTCACCTTGGCTCCATCCCCCGTGGAAGTGGAGGGACAGGAGGCATTCGTCTAGGCCTTACCATCCCCACTGGTGCGCAGTTTGTAATAGGTTTTGCACTGATAGCGAACTGAGTACTCCACGTAGCCATTTTCAATCTTGGGGGGCTCTGGGCAGCTGTCATctgcaaaggaaaagaggaagagaagattcATATTGGGGAACAGCCCCTGGAGACGCGAAAAGTCGGAACAGAAGAAGCTGGTTTGCACATCAAACTCCCTCCATCCCAAAAGGAGAGAGCACCGGCTCTTCCTGGTGACAGTGGAGTCCTGACCCATCTCCAGCCTCTTGTAGCACATTCCCACGGATTGCGGTTTTGTTCTGCCCTCCCTCGACCTGTTCCTCCTGCAGCTTGCTTTACCCTTGGCCCAGGGATCTCTAGGTGGGCTCTCTGTACATACAGGGTCCCCTGATCCTCTGTGGAAGTGGATTCAGTCAGTGCCCAGGAGACCAGATGAACGCATCCCTAGTGAACTTTACGGGGAAGCATCACCTGCCTGTGCACATCTCTGCCCGGCCACCTGTGGTCCCCCCAGTCCCTGTCCTCGACTGGTGTGTGCCCAGAGGAAGCCTCACAGGGAGGATGTGCCTTGAGGATGTTTCCATCAAGATACCTGCCATGCCCCAACCCCTCAGTACCCACTTTCAATCTGTTTCCCAGGCCTGACTTCCTACCTTCTTCACATTCAGGGAGTTGCTGTCCAATGTCCTTGTTTATCCATTGCTTATTGTTAAAAGTATACACCCCTGAAAccaaacggaaaaaaaaaaaaaatgagcaaaaagcTGGACCTAGCACTAGGAGAGAAGGT
This genomic interval carries:
- the LOC129631231 gene encoding haptoglobin: MSALQAVVTLLLCGQLLAVETGSEATADSCPKAPEIANSHVEYSVRYQCDKYYKLRAGNGVYTFNNKQWINKDIGQQLPECEEDDSCPEPPKIENGYVEYSVRYQCKTYYKLRTSGDGVYTFNSKKQWINKDVGQQLPECEAVCGKPKHPVDQVQRIIGGFLDAKGSFPWQAKIVSHHNLISGATLINERWLLTTAKNLYLGHTSDKKAKDITPTLRLYVGKNQLVEVEKVVLHPDHSKVDIGLIKLRQKVPVNDKVMPICLPSKDYVKVDRVGYVSGWGRNENFNFTQHLKYVMLPVADQDKCVKHYEGVDAPKNKTAKSPVGVQPILNENTFCVGLSKYQEDTCYGDAGSAFVVHDKEDDTWYAAGILSFDKSCAVAEYGVYVKVTSILDWVRKTIADN